A part of Tardiphaga sp. vice304 genomic DNA contains:
- a CDS encoding peptide chain release factor 3 — protein sequence MSDIAIPTDQPAPSTFAAEVARRRTFAIISHPDAGKTTLTEKLLLFGGAINLAGQVRAKGERRSTRSDWMKIERDRGISVVTSVMTFEFQDLVFNLLDTPGHEDFSEDTYRTLTAVDSAVMVIDAAKGIEARTLKLIEVCRLRDIPIITFINKMDRESRDTFDLLDEIEKTLALDTTPMTWPVGRGRDFLGTYDIHTGGIRLLEGGGAKTGAAEQIEVADLAARHPNLDVSETLEELALVKEASKPFDLQAFREGHMTPVYFGSALRNFGVGDLLQGLGQFAPPPRAQEANLRKVEADELRMSAFVFKIQANMDPNHRDRIAFARLCSGKLTRGMKAKLVRTGKNMSLSSPQFFFAQDRALADEAYAGDVVGIPNHGTLRIGDTLTDGEDLTFIGVPSFAPEIVRRVRLGDAMKAKKLKEALQQMSEEGVVQVFRPRDGAPALVGVVGPLQLDVLKARLDAEYQLPVSFEVSEFSLARWISSDTPKKLEAFMTANNSGVADDVDGDPVFLAKNDFYLNYTKERAEGIVFADIKDVKKKV from the coding sequence ATGTCCGACATTGCCATCCCCACAGACCAGCCCGCACCCTCCACCTTTGCCGCCGAGGTGGCGCGCCGCCGCACCTTTGCGATCATCTCGCATCCTGACGCCGGCAAGACCACGCTGACGGAAAAGCTGCTGCTGTTCGGCGGCGCCATCAATCTCGCCGGTCAGGTCCGCGCCAAGGGCGAGCGCCGCTCGACCCGTTCCGACTGGATGAAGATCGAGCGCGACCGCGGCATCTCGGTCGTCACCTCGGTGATGACCTTCGAGTTCCAGGACCTCGTCTTCAACCTCTTGGATACGCCGGGCCATGAAGACTTCTCCGAAGACACCTATCGCACGCTGACCGCCGTCGACTCCGCCGTGATGGTGATCGACGCCGCCAAGGGCATCGAGGCGCGCACGCTGAAGCTGATCGAGGTCTGCCGTCTTCGCGACATCCCGATCATCACCTTCATCAACAAGATGGACCGCGAAAGCCGCGACACCTTCGATCTGCTGGACGAGATCGAGAAGACGCTGGCGCTCGACACCACGCCGATGACCTGGCCGGTCGGCCGTGGCCGCGACTTCCTCGGCACCTACGACATCCACACCGGCGGCATCCGCCTGCTGGAAGGCGGCGGCGCCAAGACCGGTGCGGCCGAGCAGATCGAGGTCGCCGATCTCGCCGCACGCCATCCCAATCTCGACGTCTCCGAGACGCTGGAAGAGCTGGCGCTGGTCAAGGAAGCCAGCAAGCCGTTCGACCTGCAGGCGTTTCGCGAGGGCCACATGACCCCGGTGTATTTCGGTTCGGCGCTGCGCAATTTTGGCGTTGGCGATCTGCTGCAGGGGCTCGGCCAGTTCGCGCCGCCGCCGCGCGCGCAGGAGGCCAATTTGCGCAAGGTCGAGGCCGACGAGCTGCGCATGTCCGCCTTCGTGTTCAAGATCCAGGCGAACATGGATCCCAACCACCGCGACCGCATTGCGTTTGCGCGTCTCTGCTCCGGCAAGCTGACGCGGGGCATGAAGGCCAAGCTGGTGCGCACCGGCAAGAACATGTCGCTGTCGAGCCCGCAGTTCTTCTTCGCGCAGGACCGCGCTTTGGCGGACGAGGCCTATGCCGGCGACGTCGTCGGCATTCCCAACCACGGCACGCTGCGGATCGGCGACACGCTGACCGACGGCGAGGACCTCACCTTCATCGGCGTGCCCTCGTTTGCGCCGGAAATCGTCCGCCGCGTGCGGCTCGGCGACGCCATGAAGGCGAAGAAGCTGAAGGAAGCGCTGCAGCAGATGTCGGAGGAGGGCGTCGTGCAGGTGTTCCGCCCGCGCGACGGCGCGCCAGCTCTGGTCGGCGTCGTCGGTCCCCTGCAGCTCGACGTGCTGAAGGCGCGGCTCGATGCCGAATACCAGTTGCCGGTGAGTTTCGAGGTCTCGGAATTCTCGCTGGCGCGCTGGATCTCCAGCGACACGCCGAAGAAGCTCGAGGCCTTCATGACCGCCAACAATTCCGGCGTCGCCGACGACGTCGACGGCGATCCGGTATTCCTGGCCAAGAACGACTTCTACCTGAACTATACCAAAGAGCGCGCCGAAGGTATCGTGTTCGCGGATATCAAGGACGTGAAGAAGAAGGTGTGA
- a CDS encoding Bug family tripartite tricarboxylate transporter substrate binding protein yields the protein MLRNKACGMLALVALIAMAQAGLAQQVAWPPKLVRLIVPFGAGSSPDIVTRVLADSLQARHPGSNFVVENKPGASGNIGTDAIAKAVPDGGTIGISLGGPLAINTLLFARLPYNPDTDIAPITLLTQLPSVLAVPTSLGVASVAEFLAKAKAAPGGLAYGSIGVGSLSQLCMEAIAQQAGAPMVHIPYPSSPAATTALIRGDVQVACLPAIGVTPQLSSGTVKLLAVTTAARSPFLPDVPTLKESGIDVQSDAWNALVGPGGLSKDLVAKINAEVTQSLAEPAVIERLKLQLITPSPSSPDELRKRMADEKKLWADVIQKAKIRIE from the coding sequence ATGCTGCGGAACAAGGCCTGCGGGATGCTGGCGCTGGTCGCGCTGATCGCAATGGCGCAGGCGGGCTTAGCGCAGCAGGTCGCGTGGCCGCCGAAACTGGTGCGGCTGATCGTGCCGTTCGGCGCCGGCTCCTCGCCGGACATCGTCACCCGCGTGCTCGCCGACAGTCTGCAGGCGCGGCATCCCGGCTCGAATTTCGTGGTGGAGAACAAGCCAGGCGCGTCGGGCAATATCGGCACCGACGCGATCGCCAAGGCCGTGCCCGACGGCGGCACGATCGGCATTTCGCTGGGCGGGCCTTTGGCCATCAACACGCTGCTGTTCGCGCGCCTGCCGTACAATCCGGACACCGATATCGCGCCGATCACGCTGTTGACGCAGCTCCCCAGCGTGCTCGCGGTGCCGACCTCGCTCGGTGTTGCGAGCGTCGCGGAATTTCTCGCCAAGGCGAAGGCCGCGCCGGGTGGCCTCGCTTACGGCTCGATCGGCGTGGGCTCGCTGTCGCAGCTCTGCATGGAAGCGATCGCGCAACAGGCCGGTGCGCCGATGGTCCACATCCCCTACCCCTCGTCGCCGGCGGCGACGACGGCGCTGATCCGCGGCGACGTCCAGGTCGCCTGCCTGCCCGCGATCGGCGTCACGCCGCAGCTATCCTCCGGCACGGTGAAGCTGCTGGCGGTGACGACGGCTGCGCGTTCGCCGTTTCTGCCCGACGTGCCGACGCTTAAGGAAAGCGGCATCGACGTGCAGTCCGACGCCTGGAACGCGCTGGTCGGCCCCGGCGGGTTGTCGAAGGATCTGGTGGCGAAGATCAATGCCGAAGTCACGCAGTCGCTGGCCGAACCCGCGGTGATAGAGCGGCTGAAACTGCAGCTCATCACGCCGTCGCCGTCGTCGCCGGACGAACTACGCAAGCGGATGGCGGACGAGAAGAAGCTGTGGGCGGATGTGATCCAGAAGGCGAAGATCAGGATTGAGTAG
- a CDS encoding NnrU family protein translates to MGLSVMILGLVLFLGVHLVSTRRELRARLIAKHGESLYKLGYALVSALGLALIVWGFAKYRATGWIDIWYPPAGMRHVTVALMLPSAVLLVAAYVRGGIYRVVKHPMLTAVKLWAFAHLLSNGDLGSIILFGAFLAWAVVDRISLKRRSDPGGPPIPVGGSLNDVIAVAVGIVVYLALGFAFHPVVIGVPVFGA, encoded by the coding sequence GTGGGACTGAGCGTCATGATCCTCGGCCTGGTGCTGTTTCTGGGCGTGCACCTGGTCTCCACCCGGCGCGAGCTGCGCGCCCGGCTCATCGCGAAACATGGCGAGAGCCTGTACAAGCTCGGCTATGCGCTGGTCTCGGCGCTGGGCCTGGCGCTGATCGTCTGGGGCTTTGCGAAATATCGCGCCACCGGCTGGATCGACATCTGGTATCCGCCGGCCGGGATGCGCCACGTCACCGTGGCCTTGATGCTGCCCTCGGCGGTGCTGCTGGTCGCGGCCTACGTCCGCGGCGGCATCTACCGCGTGGTCAAGCATCCGATGCTGACCGCGGTGAAGCTGTGGGCCTTCGCGCATCTGCTGTCGAATGGCGACCTCGGCTCGATCATCCTGTTCGGCGCGTTCCTCGCCTGGGCGGTGGTCGATCGTATCTCGCTGAAGCGCCGCAGCGATCCCGGCGGCCCGCCGATCCCGGTCGGCGGTTCGCTCAACGACGTCATCGCGGTCGCCGTCGGCATCGTCGTCTATCTCGCGCTCGGCTTTGCCTTCCACCCGGTGGTGATCGGCGTCCCGGTGTTTGGAGCTTAA
- the panB gene encoding 3-methyl-2-oxobutanoate hydroxymethyltransferase, translated as MSVQSAIKRKTAPDIFARKNGEPIVMLTSYHAHTAALVDRYCDVILVGDSLGNVMHGFETTLPVTLEMMILQGRAVMRGSQAALVVVDMPFGSYEASKEQAFLSAARILKETHCGAVKLEGGVRMAETIEFLTTRGIPVMGHIGLTPQSINTLGSFRSQGRAEAEALARGDNEGGPIQNDALAVAQAGAFSVVVEAVAEPLARKITETIAIPTIGIGASAACDGQVLVLEDMLGLSARVPKFVKRFGNLGPMIEAAIEGYATEVRARSFPGPEHVYGTKPKA; from the coding sequence ATGTCTGTCCAATCGGCGATCAAGCGCAAGACCGCGCCGGATATCTTTGCGCGCAAGAACGGCGAGCCGATCGTGATGCTGACCTCGTATCACGCGCATACGGCAGCGCTGGTCGATCGCTATTGCGACGTCATCCTGGTCGGGGACTCGCTCGGCAATGTGATGCACGGTTTCGAGACTACGCTTCCCGTCACGCTGGAGATGATGATCCTGCAGGGCCGCGCCGTGATGCGCGGCTCGCAGGCAGCCCTCGTCGTCGTCGATATGCCGTTCGGCTCCTATGAAGCCTCCAAGGAGCAGGCGTTCCTGTCCGCGGCGCGGATCCTGAAGGAGACGCATTGCGGCGCGGTGAAGCTGGAAGGCGGCGTGCGGATGGCGGAGACCATCGAATTCCTGACCACGCGCGGCATTCCGGTGATGGGCCATATCGGGCTGACGCCGCAATCGATCAACACGCTGGGCTCGTTCCGCTCGCAGGGCCGCGCCGAGGCCGAGGCTCTCGCCCGCGGCGACAATGAAGGCGGGCCGATCCAGAACGATGCGCTCGCGGTGGCGCAGGCCGGCGCGTTCTCGGTCGTCGTCGAGGCGGTCGCCGAGCCTCTGGCGCGAAAAATCACCGAGACGATCGCGATCCCGACCATCGGCATCGGCGCGTCGGCGGCCTGCGACGGCCAGGTGCTGGTGCTGGAAGACATGCTCGGCCTGTCGGCAAGGGTGCCGAAATTCGTCAAGCGCTTCGGCAATCTCGGGCCGATGATCGAAGCGGCCATCGAGGGCTACGCCACCGAAGTCCGCGCCCGTAGCTTTCCTGGCCCGGAGCATGTCTACGGCACCAAGCCGAAGGCGTGA
- a CDS encoding tetratricopeptide repeat protein, with protein sequence MSELFSEVDEDLRRERLKRIWDRYSLLIIAVAVLIVGGVGGWRGYSYLEGKKAAEAGAAFDRAADLAEQNKHAEAEAAFTKLAAEAPSGYRTLARLRAAAEAAPRDPAAAIKMYDEIIADRAVSASEQDLARLRAAGLQIDTAPYDALLARLEPATAITGTYRHTARELLALSAWRANNAAATRQWLDMIANDAETPPTLRTRAEALAALLPPAAKS encoded by the coding sequence GTGTCTGAATTATTTAGTGAAGTTGACGAAGACCTGCGCCGCGAACGGCTCAAGCGAATTTGGGATCGCTATTCTCTGCTGATTATCGCCGTGGCGGTCTTGATCGTCGGCGGTGTCGGCGGCTGGCGCGGCTACAGCTATCTCGAGGGCAAGAAGGCAGCCGAGGCCGGTGCGGCGTTCGACCGCGCCGCCGACCTCGCCGAACAGAACAAGCATGCCGAGGCGGAAGCCGCCTTCACCAAGCTGGCCGCGGAAGCCCCGTCCGGTTACCGCACTTTGGCGCGGCTGCGCGCCGCCGCCGAGGCCGCCCCGCGCGATCCCGCCGCGGCGATCAAGATGTATGACGAGATCATCGCCGATCGCGCCGTGTCGGCGTCGGAGCAGGACCTGGCGCGGCTGCGCGCCGCTGGACTGCAGATCGACACCGCGCCCTATGATGCGCTGCTGGCCCGGCTGGAGCCCGCCACGGCGATCACCGGCACCTACCGCCACACCGCGCGCGAATTGCTGGCGCTGTCGGCCTGGCGCGCCAACAACGCCGCAGCGACCCGGCAGTGGCTCGACATGATCGCCAATGACGCCGAGACACCGCCGACGCTGCGCACCCGCGCCGAGGCGCTGGCCGCGCTGCTGCCGCCGGCCGCCAAGAGCTGA
- the der gene encoding ribosome biogenesis GTPase Der: MSFTIAIIGRPNVGKSTLFNRLVGQKLALVDDTPGVTRDRREGEGKLGDLEFTLIDTAGLDEGPKGSLTARMQEQTETAIGLADALLFVIDARAGLTPNDRAFADFARRADKPVVLVANKSEGRHGELGAMESYALGLGEPIQISAEHGEGLSDLYDSLRDIMPEPPEDVEDFDDDDIIESEEDIAKRPIRVAIVGRPNAGKSTTINYLLGEERLLTSAEAGTTRDSISVEVNHKGREFRIFDTAGLRRRSRIEEKLEKLSVADALRAIRFAEVVVLMMDSQTKFEEQDLRIANLIEREGRALVVAVNKWDLMSQKGSLVTDLRTDVDHMLPQVKGVPIVPISGLMGEGIDKLMKAIEESYAVWNRRVPTASLNRWFEQAVDANPPPSVSGRRLKLNYATQAKARPPSFIVFCSRADAVPESYLRYLVNSMRTFFDLPGTPIRITLREKANPFAHKRKRPTR, encoded by the coding sequence ATGTCTTTCACGATTGCCATTATCGGCCGACCCAATGTCGGCAAATCCACGCTGTTCAACCGTCTGGTCGGGCAGAAGCTCGCGCTGGTCGATGACACGCCCGGCGTCACCCGCGATCGCCGCGAGGGCGAAGGCAAGCTCGGCGACCTCGAATTCACCCTGATCGACACCGCCGGGCTGGACGAGGGCCCGAAGGGCTCGCTGACGGCGCGGATGCAGGAGCAGACCGAAACCGCGATCGGCCTCGCCGACGCCCTGCTGTTCGTGATCGACGCCCGCGCCGGCCTCACGCCCAACGACCGCGCCTTCGCCGATTTCGCCCGCCGCGCCGACAAGCCGGTGGTGCTGGTCGCCAACAAGTCCGAAGGCCGCCATGGCGAGCTCGGCGCGATGGAGAGCTACGCGCTGGGGCTGGGCGAACCGATCCAGATCTCCGCCGAACACGGCGAAGGCCTGTCCGACCTCTATGATTCCTTGCGCGATATCATGCCGGAGCCGCCGGAGGACGTCGAAGATTTCGACGACGACGACATCATCGAAAGCGAAGAAGACATCGCCAAGCGGCCGATCCGCGTCGCCATCGTCGGCCGTCCCAACGCCGGCAAGTCGACCACGATCAATTACCTGCTCGGCGAGGAGCGGCTGCTGACCTCGGCGGAGGCCGGCACCACGCGCGACTCGATTTCCGTCGAGGTCAACCACAAGGGCCGCGAATTCCGCATCTTCGACACCGCCGGCCTGCGCCGCCGCTCGCGGATCGAGGAGAAGCTGGAGAAGCTGTCGGTCGCCGACGCGTTGCGCGCGATCCGTTTCGCCGAAGTCGTCGTGCTGATGATGGACTCGCAGACCAAGTTCGAGGAGCAGGACCTGCGCATCGCCAACCTGATCGAGCGCGAAGGCCGCGCGCTGGTCGTCGCGGTCAACAAGTGGGACCTGATGAGCCAGAAGGGCAGCCTGGTCACCGATTTGCGCACTGACGTCGACCACATGCTGCCGCAGGTCAAAGGCGTGCCGATCGTCCCGATCTCCGGCCTGATGGGCGAGGGGATCGACAAGCTTATGAAGGCGATCGAGGAATCCTACGCGGTGTGGAACAGGCGGGTGCCGACCGCGTCGCTGAACCGCTGGTTCGAGCAGGCGGTCGATGCCAACCCGCCGCCGTCGGTGTCGGGCCGCCGCCTCAAGCTGAACTACGCGACGCAGGCCAAGGCGCGGCCGCCGAGCTTCATCGTGTTCTGCTCGCGCGCCGACGCGGTGCCGGAATCATACCTGCGCTACCTCGTCAATTCGATGCGGACCTTCTTCGATCTGCCGGGCACGCCCATTCGCATCACGCTGCGCGAAAAGGCCAACCCCTTCGCCCACAAGCGCAAGCGACCGACGAGGTAA
- a CDS encoding SDR family NAD(P)-dependent oxidoreductase, with the protein MPDPALPLASRIALVTGASRGLGRAAALALARAGAHVVAVARTQGALEELDDAIRALGGSATLVPLNLTDVDGIARLGAALHERHGRLDILIGNAAMPGPSSPLGHIELKPWNEVIAVNATANFQLIRCMDPLLKQSDAGRAVFVTADAAHLAPAYRGPYAAAKAALEALARSWAVETASTAIRVNLFDPGPIRTRLRATVFPGEDPMTLTKPEDVAELMVPMCSPEWTQTGKLYDYTTRSLLNFMPPA; encoded by the coding sequence ATGCCTGATCCCGCGCTTCCCCTCGCCTCCCGCATCGCCCTCGTAACCGGCGCCTCGCGCGGCCTCGGCCGCGCAGCCGCGCTGGCGCTGGCGCGCGCCGGCGCGCATGTCGTGGCGGTCGCGCGCACGCAAGGCGCGCTGGAAGAACTCGACGATGCAATCCGTGCGCTGGGCGGCAGCGCCACGCTGGTGCCGCTCAACCTCACCGACGTCGACGGCATCGCGCGGCTCGGCGCCGCGCTGCACGAGCGCCACGGCAGGCTCGACATCCTGATTGGCAATGCCGCCATGCCCGGCCCGTCATCGCCGCTCGGCCATATCGAGCTGAAGCCGTGGAACGAGGTGATAGCCGTCAACGCCACCGCCAACTTTCAGTTGATCCGCTGCATGGACCCGCTGCTGAAACAGTCAGACGCGGGACGCGCGGTGTTCGTCACCGCCGACGCCGCGCACCTCGCGCCGGCCTATCGCGGCCCCTACGCCGCCGCCAAGGCCGCGCTGGAAGCGTTGGCGCGGAGCTGGGCTGTGGAGACCGCCTCGACCGCCATCCGCGTCAATCTGTTCGACCCCGGCCCGATCCGCACCCGCCTGCGCGCCACGGTGTTTCCCGGTGAGGACCCGATGACGCTGACGAAGCCCGAGGACGTCGCGGAGCTGATGGTGCCGATGTGTTCGCCGGAATGGACACAGACCGGCAAGCTCTACGACTACACAACGCGAAGCCTGCTCAACTTTATGCCGCCGGCGTAA
- the purF gene encoding amidophosphoribosyltransferase has product MQSPFHDAAKPSLEPDSNHNLRDNDLDGDMLREKCGVFGIYNHPDAAAITALGLHALQHRGQEAAGIVAFDGARFHSERRLGLVGDTFSRREVIDRLPGTAAIGHTRYSTTGETILRNVQPLFAELNAGGFAVAHNGNLTNGLTLRRELVRNGSMMQSTTDTEVILHLVAHSKRNRFIDRYIEALRAIEGAYALVSLTNKKLVGARDPLGIRPLVLGDLDGSPILASETCALDIIGAKYIRDIEPGEVIVFDEQGAQSHKPFAPQPPRPCIFEYIYFARPDSVVGGRSVYDTRKAMGAQLARETHVEADVIVPVPDSGVPAAIGYSRESGIPFELGIIRNHYVGRTFIQPTQSVRELGVRMKHSANRAAIEGKRIVLIDDSLVRGTTSKKIVKMMRDAGAKEVHFRIASPPITHPDYYGIDTPDRNGLLAATHTLEEMCELIGADSLAFVSVDGIYRAMGEPGRDPAHPKFADHCFTGDYPTPLTDMHEIEAPRQLSLLAEAS; this is encoded by the coding sequence ATGCAAAGCCCTTTTCACGACGCAGCGAAGCCGAGCCTGGAACCTGACAGCAACCACAACCTGCGCGACAACGATCTAGACGGCGACATGCTGCGCGAAAAGTGCGGTGTGTTCGGTATCTACAACCACCCCGACGCCGCCGCGATTACCGCCCTCGGCCTGCACGCCTTGCAGCACCGCGGTCAGGAAGCCGCCGGTATCGTCGCCTTCGACGGCGCGCGGTTTCATTCGGAACGCCGGCTCGGCCTGGTCGGCGATACCTTCTCCCGCCGCGAGGTCATCGACCGCCTGCCCGGCACCGCCGCGATCGGCCACACCCGCTATTCGACCACCGGCGAAACCATTTTGCGCAACGTGCAGCCGCTGTTCGCCGAACTCAATGCCGGCGGCTTTGCCGTCGCGCATAATGGCAATTTGACCAATGGCCTGACGCTGCGCCGCGAGCTCGTCAGGAACGGCTCGATGATGCAGTCGACCACCGACACCGAGGTGATCCTGCATCTGGTCGCGCATTCCAAGCGCAACCGTTTCATCGACCGCTACATCGAGGCGCTGCGCGCCATCGAGGGCGCCTATGCGCTGGTTTCATTGACCAACAAGAAGCTGGTCGGCGCCCGCGATCCACTCGGCATCCGGCCGCTGGTGCTGGGCGATCTCGACGGCTCGCCGATCCTGGCGTCGGAGACCTGCGCGCTCGATATCATCGGAGCGAAATACATCCGCGACATCGAGCCCGGCGAAGTCATCGTGTTCGACGAGCAAGGCGCGCAGAGCCACAAGCCGTTTGCGCCGCAGCCGCCGCGCCCCTGCATCTTCGAATACATTTACTTCGCCCGTCCCGACTCGGTCGTCGGCGGTCGCTCGGTCTACGACACCCGCAAGGCGATGGGCGCGCAGCTCGCCCGCGAGACCCATGTCGAGGCCGACGTCATCGTCCCGGTGCCCGATTCCGGCGTGCCGGCGGCGATCGGCTATTCCCGCGAATCCGGCATCCCGTTCGAGCTCGGCATCATCCGCAACCACTATGTCGGCCGCACCTTCATCCAGCCCACCCAGAGCGTTCGCGAACTGGGCGTGCGTATGAAGCATTCTGCCAATCGGGCTGCGATCGAAGGCAAGCGCATCGTCTTGATCGACGACAGCCTGGTGCGCGGCACCACCTCGAAGAAGATCGTCAAGATGATGCGCGACGCCGGCGCGAAGGAAGTGCACTTCCGCATCGCCTCGCCGCCGATCACCCATCCCGATTATTACGGCATCGACACGCCGGACCGTAACGGGCTGCTCGCCGCCACCCATACGCTGGAAGAAATGTGCGAGCTGATCGGAGCCGACTCGCTGGCCTTCGTCTCGGTCGACGGCATCTACCGCGCGATGGGCGAACCCGGCCGCGATCCCGCGCATCCGAAATTCGCCGACCATTGCTTCACCGGCGACTACCCGACCCCGCTCACCGACATGCACGAGATCGAAGCGCCTAGGCAGCTGTCATTGCTGGCGGAAGCGAGCTAG
- a CDS encoding CvpA family protein, which translates to MPITILDLVLLAVMLISGLLAMVRGFMREILSIAAWGAAAVVTLFAFQKLLPSAKTYIDNDTVATVVVIAGVFIGTLVVVSIITVRISDMILDSRIGALDRTLGFLFGLARGLLIVVVAFLFFAWLVPDKQRPDWVTAAKSRVVLESTGNWLMSLLPDDPENTILKRFKKDKPGEDATETGPALPGAGDGYSKPARDSLKKLIDGKPATK; encoded by the coding sequence ATGCCGATAACGATTCTCGATCTTGTGCTGCTCGCGGTGATGCTGATCTCCGGCTTGCTCGCGATGGTCCGCGGCTTCATGCGGGAGATCCTGTCGATCGCGGCGTGGGGCGCCGCCGCCGTGGTCACGCTGTTCGCATTCCAGAAGCTGCTGCCTTCCGCCAAGACCTATATCGACAATGACACCGTCGCCACCGTCGTGGTGATCGCCGGCGTGTTCATCGGCACGCTGGTCGTGGTCTCGATCATCACGGTGCGGATCTCGGACATGATCCTCGATTCGCGGATCGGAGCGCTGGATCGCACGCTCGGCTTCCTGTTCGGCCTCGCCCGCGGCCTCCTGATCGTCGTCGTCGCTTTCCTGTTCTTTGCATGGCTGGTGCCCGACAAGCAGCGTCCGGACTGGGTCACCGCCGCCAAATCGCGCGTGGTACTCGAATCCACCGGCAACTGGCTGATGTCGCTCTTGCCGGATGACCCCGAGAACACCATCTTGAAGAGATTCAAGAAGGACAAGCCCGGCGAGGATGCCACTGAAACCGGACCGGCTTTGCCGGGTGCGGGCGATGGCTATTCGAAGCCGGCACGCGACAGCCTTAAAAAGCTGATCGATGGTAAACCTGCCACAAAGTAA